From a region of the Mycolicibacterium sp. MU0050 genome:
- a CDS encoding asparagine synthetase B family protein, which translates to MARWCAFLTRAEPAAQLRSVGAASVAVTDGYGLGLLDGPGTATGPHRVGHWTAVGEVTLFNGARLRALLGAGAPAADCPDAELLLHCYVTLGTAGIAAADGMFALVVTDGRDLVLIRDHVGARTLFVARSGPTWAATTSLPALRRWPGLRTGLNLPAVRSFLTFAYLPDRETLLRDVHEVLPGRCVRLRPDGSRSEEIFWEPAEVDIPATAAEHALRLRELLEEATARRLPAGPTGVLLSGGIDSSLVTALAAKLHDQPVHTYSIAFDGTTVNELAYSGLVAAHCHTTHRVLTVSSDAVAARLAQTVALLDCPVGDPLTVPNLMLAQAAADDGLDTILNGEGGDPVFGGPKNLPMLIFELFRDDPDPRARARAYLDSYRKCLEDLPVLLSPAALADLDHAPALTEPLLPYLRPGRMNSLLNQLLHTNLRTKGAHHILPKVERLTAAAGVQGRSPLFDATMIDYAFAVPPRLKLAGTEEKWILKEAVRDLLPSTIVDRPKSGMRVPVQQWLTGPLRELSHDLLLGPSARTRDIFRADTLRNWLRGDGTLLPRQGGKVWMVLTLEMWLRAYDLRP; encoded by the coding sequence ATGGCACGGTGGTGCGCATTCCTGACGCGGGCGGAACCGGCCGCCCAGCTGCGATCGGTCGGCGCCGCTTCGGTGGCCGTCACCGACGGCTACGGGCTCGGCCTGCTCGACGGTCCTGGCACGGCGACCGGCCCGCACCGGGTCGGGCACTGGACGGCGGTCGGCGAGGTGACCCTGTTCAACGGGGCCCGGCTGCGCGCGCTGCTCGGCGCCGGCGCGCCAGCCGCGGACTGCCCGGACGCCGAACTGCTGCTGCACTGCTACGTCACCCTGGGCACCGCGGGGATCGCCGCGGCCGACGGCATGTTCGCCCTCGTCGTCACCGACGGACGGGACCTGGTGCTGATCCGCGACCACGTCGGTGCGCGCACGCTGTTCGTCGCGCGATCCGGTCCGACGTGGGCCGCCACGACGTCGCTGCCGGCGCTGCGCCGCTGGCCCGGCCTGCGCACCGGGCTGAACCTGCCCGCCGTGCGATCCTTCCTGACCTTCGCCTACCTACCGGACCGCGAGACCCTGCTGCGCGATGTGCACGAGGTCTTGCCGGGACGCTGCGTGCGGCTGCGCCCGGACGGCAGCCGATCCGAGGAGATCTTCTGGGAGCCGGCCGAAGTCGACATCCCCGCCACCGCGGCAGAACACGCACTGCGGCTGCGCGAACTGCTGGAGGAGGCGACGGCTCGTCGACTGCCCGCCGGTCCCACCGGGGTTCTGCTGTCCGGCGGCATCGACAGCAGCCTGGTCACCGCGCTGGCCGCCAAGCTGCACGACCAACCGGTCCACACCTACTCCATCGCGTTCGACGGCACCACCGTCAACGAACTGGCCTACTCCGGGTTGGTGGCCGCACACTGTCACACCACCCACCGCGTGCTCACGGTCTCCAGCGACGCGGTGGCCGCGCGCCTGGCCCAGACCGTGGCCCTGCTGGACTGCCCCGTCGGCGACCCGCTGACGGTGCCCAACCTGATGCTCGCGCAGGCCGCCGCCGACGACGGGCTTGACACCATCCTCAACGGCGAGGGCGGCGATCCGGTGTTCGGCGGACCCAAGAACCTGCCCATGCTCATCTTCGAACTGTTTCGCGACGACCCCGACCCGCGGGCCCGGGCACGCGCCTACCTGGACAGCTATCGGAAATGTCTGGAGGACCTTCCGGTGCTGCTGTCCCCAGCGGCGCTGGCCGACCTCGACCACGCACCGGCGCTCACCGAACCGCTGCTGCCCTACCTGCGACCCGGCCGGATGAACAGCCTGCTGAACCAGTTGCTGCACACCAACTTACGCACCAAGGGCGCACACCACATCCTGCCCAAGGTCGAGCGCTTGACCGCGGCCGCCGGCGTGCAGGGCCGCTCACCGCTGTTCGACGCGACGATGATCGACTACGCATTCGCCGTTCCGCCACGGCTTAAGCTGGCCGGCACCGAGGAGAAATGGATCCTCAAGGAAGCGGTACGGGACCTGCTCCCGTCGACCATCGTCGATCGCCCGAAGAGCGGCATGCGGGTGCCGGTGCAACAGTGGCTGACCGGGCCACTGCGCGAACTCAGCCACGACCTGCTGCTCGGCCCGTCGGCGCGGACCCGGGACATCTTCCGCGCCGACACCCTGCGCAACTGGCTGCGCGGGGACGGCACCCTGCTGCCCCGCCAGGGCGGCAAGGTGTGGATGGTGCTGACGCTGGAGATGTGGCTGCGCGCCTACGATCTTCGCCCGTGA
- a CDS encoding VWA domain-containing protein — MTVHPVLPLAVMALLTVAFIGARIAVLPRKGHRRSRTVVWRWCGVTAAGLLLVLAALRPTIGEEPAAARAAGADAPNVFVLLDRSPGMGGEDRGEPPMAQARRDLDALLDRYPTARFAVIEFSSEPDLRWPLSADTWSLRPVLDAVRPQPATPENVARANSGAAGTVLRYQLIGAAQQYPQAANLVFYLGSGAPDAEVPQREFVLPEQAVDGGAALGYGAAAGSDGRAPATLRGVAGQLGVPYLPRPAGTPLDADAIRDDTGPAAPPAASIADRTELYWLPAAAATLLLLTELFLVLRGLRRELGSPGPLSTDDELETR, encoded by the coding sequence ATGACCGTACATCCGGTGCTGCCCCTGGCGGTCATGGCGCTGCTGACCGTCGCCTTTATCGGCGCGCGAATCGCCGTGCTGCCCCGAAAAGGGCACCGGCGCAGCAGGACCGTGGTGTGGCGTTGGTGCGGGGTGACCGCCGCGGGGTTGTTGCTGGTTCTCGCGGCACTGCGCCCGACGATCGGGGAGGAGCCCGCGGCGGCCCGTGCCGCCGGCGCGGATGCCCCGAACGTGTTCGTGCTGCTCGACCGATCCCCGGGGATGGGAGGCGAAGATCGTGGCGAGCCGCCGATGGCCCAGGCCCGCCGCGACCTCGACGCGCTGCTCGACCGCTACCCGACGGCCCGCTTCGCCGTCATCGAGTTCAGCTCCGAACCCGACCTGCGCTGGCCGCTGTCCGCCGACACCTGGAGCCTACGGCCGGTGCTGGATGCCGTGCGCCCGCAGCCGGCCACCCCGGAGAACGTGGCGCGCGCCAACTCGGGCGCGGCGGGAACGGTGCTGCGGTATCAGCTCATCGGCGCGGCCCAGCAGTATCCCCAGGCCGCGAACCTGGTGTTCTACCTGGGCTCCGGTGCTCCGGACGCGGAAGTGCCCCAACGCGAGTTCGTGCTCCCCGAGCAAGCGGTGGACGGCGGGGCGGCACTGGGCTACGGCGCCGCAGCGGGTTCGGACGGGCGCGCGCCCGCGACCCTGCGGGGCGTCGCCGGGCAGTTGGGGGTGCCCTACCTGCCGCGGCCGGCGGGTACGCCGCTCGATGCCGACGCGATCCGCGACGACACCGGCCCGGCCGCCCCGCCCGCGGCGAGCATCGCCGACCGCACCGAACTGTATTGGCTGCCGGCGGCCGCGGCGACGCTGCTGCTGCTGACCGAGCTGTTTCTGGTGCTGCGCGGGCTGCGCCGCGAGCTCGGTAGCCCCGGGCCGCTGTCGACCGACGACGAGCTGGAGACCCGGTGA
- a CDS encoding DUF58 domain-containing protein, with amino-acid sequence MGTHLDRARVHFGRDTGGFLEGGRYALIHTRSLEFDELRPYVPGDDVRDIDWKATARSGHTLIKRFVSEKHHKILVVADAGRNLSALAPSGERKREVAAHLIGAMGLITLQRSDEIGMVFGDARGCMDIRLRRGETHIESMLHRFRDHAGDRPGPSDVVTQLDWVAHHYRHSMLIFVVSDEPDVDDQLGEVLRPLTANHDVLWAMVADQPAVTSAEDDRPGYDVGSRQRVPSGAVLGSAVVQAYRQAEAERRRSLSEFLNTCGVAHARVGGSRDIRAALTTMTGVLARAR; translated from the coding sequence ATGGGTACCCATCTGGACCGTGCCCGGGTGCACTTCGGGCGCGACACCGGCGGATTCCTGGAGGGCGGACGCTACGCGCTGATCCACACCCGCAGCCTGGAATTCGACGAGCTGCGACCCTACGTCCCCGGCGATGACGTGCGGGACATCGACTGGAAGGCGACGGCCCGCTCGGGACACACGCTGATCAAGCGCTTCGTCTCCGAGAAACACCACAAGATCCTGGTGGTCGCCGACGCGGGCCGGAACCTCAGCGCACTCGCCCCGTCGGGGGAACGCAAGCGGGAGGTCGCCGCGCACCTCATCGGGGCGATGGGCCTGATCACCCTGCAACGTTCCGACGAGATCGGGATGGTCTTCGGGGACGCGCGCGGTTGCATGGACATCCGGCTGCGCCGCGGTGAGACCCACATCGAAAGCATGCTGCATCGCTTCCGTGATCACGCCGGGGATCGTCCGGGACCAAGCGACGTCGTCACCCAACTCGACTGGGTGGCACACCATTACCGGCATTCGATGCTGATCTTCGTCGTCTCCGACGAACCCGACGTCGACGACCAGCTCGGCGAGGTGCTGCGGCCCCTGACCGCCAACCACGACGTGCTCTGGGCGATGGTCGCCGACCAGCCGGCGGTGACGTCGGCCGAGGACGACCGGCCCGGCTACGACGTGGGCAGCCGGCAACGGGTGCCCAGCGGCGCGGTGCTCGGTTCGGCTGTGGTGCAGGCGTATCGGCAGGCCGAGGCCGAGCGACGCCGGTCGCTGTCGGAGTTCCTGAACACGTGCGGGGTGGCGCACGCGCGGGTGGGCGGCAGCCGCGACATCCGGGCGGCGCTGACCACGATGACCGGAGTGCTGGCCCGTGCCCGATGA
- a CDS encoding AAA family ATPase has protein sequence MTAADMQLGQRDLAETQRVVNAVASSFATKVVGQAHLRESMLVALLAGGHLLIESVPGLAKTTAARVIAESIDGEFRRIQCTPDLLPSDIIGTQIYEAATNSFVTQLGPVHANIVLLDEINRSSAKTQSAMLEAMEERQTTIAGVQHPMPRPFLVIATQNPVDQEGTYPLSEAQTDRFMLKELVSYPTVDDEVEVIARMDAGLLDRERPATPVVGVEDILRAQQVTRAVHMAPRLIRYASTLVSVTRNPGEHLPAQLARLVEYGASPRATIAFCRTARAMAVLRGRDHVVPEDIARLAHRVLRHRFILGFQAASERVTSDVIVDAVLRAVPVP, from the coding sequence ATGACCGCAGCAGATATGCAACTCGGCCAGCGCGACCTGGCCGAGACGCAACGCGTCGTCAACGCCGTGGCCTCGTCGTTTGCGACGAAGGTCGTGGGCCAGGCACACCTTCGGGAATCGATGCTGGTGGCCTTGCTCGCCGGCGGTCACCTGCTGATCGAGAGCGTGCCCGGCCTGGCCAAGACCACCGCGGCACGGGTCATCGCCGAGTCGATCGACGGCGAGTTCCGGCGCATCCAGTGCACGCCGGACCTGCTGCCCAGCGACATCATCGGCACCCAGATCTACGAGGCGGCCACCAACTCCTTCGTCACCCAGCTCGGGCCGGTGCACGCCAACATCGTGCTGCTCGACGAGATCAACCGCTCCAGCGCCAAAACCCAGAGCGCCATGCTCGAAGCAATGGAGGAACGCCAGACGACGATCGCCGGCGTGCAGCACCCGATGCCGCGACCGTTCCTGGTCATCGCGACCCAGAACCCGGTGGATCAGGAAGGCACCTATCCGCTCTCGGAGGCCCAGACCGACCGATTCATGCTCAAGGAACTGGTGAGCTACCCGACGGTCGACGACGAGGTCGAGGTGATCGCGCGGATGGACGCCGGCCTCCTCGACCGGGAGCGGCCCGCCACCCCCGTGGTCGGGGTCGAGGACATCCTGCGGGCCCAGCAGGTGACGCGCGCCGTGCACATGGCACCGCGGTTGATCCGCTACGCCAGCACCCTGGTCTCCGTCACCCGCAACCCCGGCGAGCACCTGCCGGCTCAGCTGGCCAGGCTGGTCGAGTACGGGGCCAGTCCCCGGGCCACGATCGCCTTCTGCCGGACCGCGCGCGCGATGGCCGTGCTGCGCGGCCGCGACCATGTGGTGCCGGAGGACATCGCCCGCCTGGCCCACCGCGTGCTGCGGCACCGCTTCATCCTCGGCTTCCAGGCCGCCAGCGAACGCGTCACCTCGGACGTGATCGTCGACGCGGTGCTGCGCGCAGTCCCGGTGCCCTGA
- a CDS encoding STAS domain-containing protein: protein MTSPTGTIRLYRPDPGTIRESKRCGRATFSVHPAAANRLRIAACGDVDAVNGRALGHFVEAHTGASQQLILDLRAVDFFGTQGFTALYYISVQCTRRDIDWMLLGSPPVHRLLRICDTSGELPLCSDLELALKRLDQVAQYRRRIASAG from the coding sequence ATGACCAGCCCCACCGGAACCATCAGGTTGTATCGGCCCGACCCCGGCACCATTCGGGAATCCAAACGGTGTGGGCGGGCCACCTTCTCCGTGCACCCCGCGGCGGCGAACCGGTTGCGCATCGCCGCGTGCGGTGACGTCGACGCCGTGAACGGCCGCGCGCTCGGCCACTTCGTCGAGGCGCACACCGGCGCCTCCCAGCAACTGATCCTCGACCTGCGGGCCGTGGACTTCTTCGGAACCCAGGGGTTCACCGCGCTGTATTACATCAGCGTGCAGTGCACCCGGCGCGACATCGACTGGATGCTCCTCGGCAGTCCACCGGTGCACCGCCTGCTGCGCATCTGCGACACCAGCGGCGAACTCCCGTTGTGCTCGGATCTCGAACTCGCGCTCAAGCGGCTGGACCAGGTCGCCCAATACCGTCGGCGCATCGCCTCCGCCGGCTGA
- a CDS encoding flavin reductase family protein, with protein sequence MFVVTTLAAGQRSGCLVGFATQTSINPPKFLVGLSRKNATYRLATEASHLAVHLVAREHLALAELFGTETGDRTDKFARCQWRDGPAGLPILEDAAAWFVGEIVERFDVGDHVGHLLQPIAGEAPDGLQDWVTFADVRDLEPGHDA encoded by the coding sequence ATGTTTGTCGTGACCACGCTGGCCGCCGGGCAGCGGAGCGGGTGCCTGGTCGGTTTCGCCACCCAGACGAGCATCAACCCCCCGAAGTTCCTGGTCGGTCTGTCCCGCAAGAACGCCACCTACCGGCTGGCGACCGAAGCGAGCCATCTGGCGGTGCACCTGGTGGCGCGGGAACATCTCGCACTCGCCGAGTTGTTCGGCACCGAGACCGGCGACCGCACCGACAAGTTCGCCCGATGCCAGTGGCGCGACGGTCCGGCCGGCCTGCCGATCCTCGAGGACGCTGCCGCGTGGTTCGTCGGCGAGATCGTCGAGCGCTTCGATGTCGGCGACCACGTCGGGCACCTCCTGCAGCCCATCGCCGGGGAAGCACCCGACGGGTTGCAGGACTGGGTGACCTTCGCCGACGTGCGCGACCTCGAACCGGGCCACGACGCATGA
- a CDS encoding pyrimidine reductase family protein, giving the protein MTGLETAHVADSGELREFYRDAPVGVRANMIFSADGGAAFGGRAGPLSCPADQQLLRELRGYADVVLVGAGTARAESYGPVRLSDVQLAERRAEGLPDRPPIAVVSQTGRLPESMFRDTTNQPILITSTVGARQHRPDPRCRVLVAGQDSVDIPAALAALAERGLHRVLCEGGPTLLHGIVEADLLTEICVTLAPRLAGSQPVGSAAASRLAAPTGLHLRHALVHDGYLFTRYVRPDRAGPHLAS; this is encoded by the coding sequence ATGACCGGCCTGGAGACCGCGCATGTCGCCGACAGCGGCGAGCTGCGCGAGTTCTACCGGGACGCGCCGGTGGGCGTGCGGGCGAACATGATCTTCAGCGCCGACGGCGGCGCGGCCTTCGGTGGCCGGGCCGGGCCGCTGTCCTGCCCTGCCGATCAGCAACTGCTGCGCGAGCTGCGCGGCTATGCCGATGTCGTTCTGGTGGGGGCGGGTACGGCCAGAGCCGAAAGCTACGGCCCGGTGCGCCTTTCCGATGTACAGCTGGCGGAGCGGCGGGCCGAGGGCCTGCCCGACCGGCCACCCATCGCCGTGGTGAGCCAGACCGGCCGTCTTCCCGAGAGCATGTTCCGCGACACCACCAACCAGCCGATCCTGATCACCAGCACCGTCGGCGCCCGACAGCACCGGCCGGACCCCCGGTGTCGCGTGCTCGTCGCCGGGCAGGACAGTGTCGACATCCCGGCGGCGCTGGCGGCCCTGGCCGAACGCGGTCTGCATCGTGTGCTGTGCGAGGGCGGACCGACGCTGCTGCACGGGATCGTCGAGGCCGACCTGCTCACCGAGATCTGCGTGACGCTGGCCCCGCGGTTGGCGGGCAGTCAGCCGGTCGGAAGTGCCGCGGCGAGTCGGCTCGCGGCCCCGACCGGTCTGCACCTGCGCCACGCCCTCGTCCACGACGGCTACCTCTTCACCCGGTACGTGCGTCCCGATCGCGCCGGTCCGCACCTGGCCTCCTGA
- a CDS encoding Hsp20/alpha crystallin family protein — protein sequence MLRFDPFSDLDAMTRGLLTSQTGSNRTPRFMPMDLYKVGDHYVLTADLPGVDPGSVDVSVDNGTMTLTARRTARSEESVQWLSNERFFGTYRRQLSLGEGIDAEKITATYENGVLTVTIPLAERAKSRRIEVTHAGESRSIEPATVEADT from the coding sequence GTGCTTCGCTTTGATCCGTTCAGTGACCTTGATGCGATGACCCGGGGACTGCTGACGAGCCAGACCGGATCGAACCGTACCCCGCGATTCATGCCGATGGACCTCTACAAAGTCGGCGACCACTACGTGCTGACAGCCGACCTGCCGGGCGTCGATCCCGGTTCGGTCGACGTCAGCGTCGACAACGGCACCATGACCCTCACCGCGCGCCGCACGGCCCGCTCCGAGGAAAGCGTGCAGTGGCTGTCCAATGAGCGATTCTTCGGCACCTATCGACGCCAGCTGTCCCTCGGCGAGGGTATCGATGCCGAAAAGATCACCGCCACATACGAAAACGGTGTCCTGACGGTGACCATCCCGCTGGCCGAGCGCGCCAAGTCGAGGCGTATCGAAGTCACCCATGCCGGCGAATCGAGATCCATCGAACCGGCAACCGTCGAGGCCGACACCTAG
- a CDS encoding PAS and ANTAR domain-containing protein, whose product MKASGDLEKNGSPAHVGNFTLHLAEDQFRWSPEIAAMHGYPREPMTVTTEFALAHKHPEDRPRFAALLGQLPDASGAPLSSRHRIIDRHGNTRHVLVASTRLVDADGAVIGADGFYVDVSGAASDQLEDALDSAVADFSTNRAVIEQAKGMLMLIYDIPADRAFDILRWRSQHTNVKLRSLCEQLIDTLADESVVGEAGRTRVDHIVMTIGTQGEPLPG is encoded by the coding sequence GTGAAGGCGTCGGGGGATCTGGAGAAAAACGGGTCCCCCGCGCACGTCGGGAACTTCACGCTGCATCTGGCCGAGGACCAGTTTCGCTGGTCCCCCGAGATCGCGGCCATGCACGGTTACCCGCGTGAGCCCATGACGGTGACCACCGAATTTGCGCTGGCCCACAAGCATCCCGAGGACCGGCCCCGGTTCGCTGCCCTACTCGGCCAACTACCCGACGCCTCGGGGGCGCCGCTGTCGAGCCGACACCGAATCATCGATCGGCACGGCAACACCCGTCACGTCCTGGTCGCCAGCACTCGACTCGTGGACGCCGACGGCGCCGTCATCGGTGCGGACGGCTTCTACGTCGACGTCTCCGGAGCCGCCAGCGACCAACTGGAGGACGCACTGGACTCCGCAGTCGCCGACTTCAGCACGAACCGCGCCGTCATCGAGCAGGCCAAGGGCATGCTCATGCTCATCTACGACATCCCCGCCGACCGCGCGTTCGACATTCTCAGGTGGCGCTCCCAGCACACCAACGTCAAGCTCCGGTCGCTGTGCGAGCAACTCATCGACACGTTGGCCGACGAGTCGGTGGTCGGCGAAGCGGGCCGCACCAGGGTCGACCACATCGTGATGACCATCGGAACGCAGGGCGAACCGTTGCCGGGTTGA
- a CDS encoding catalase — protein sequence MPPKQNSPSDPDTVAPGVDTENAVGAGASRALTTAQGVRIPDTDHSLKAGERGPTLLEDFHMREKITHFDHERIPERVVHARGSAAHGVFESYGTAAPYTRAAFLANKGAKTEVFTRFSTVLGSRGSADTVRDTRGFAVKFYTDEGTFDLVGNNMPVFFIQDGIKFPDVVHAAKPHPDREIPQAQSAHDTFWDFVSLHTEATHHVFWNMSDRGIPRSYRTMEGFGVHTFRLSNAKGETTLVKFHWKPVAGVHSLVWEEAQLAAGFDPDFHRRDLADAIEAGAFPEYELGIQVLPDDGTHTFAGIDLLDPTKIVPEELAEVQPIGKLTLNRNPTNFFAETEQVAFHIGNLVPGIEPTDDPLLQARLFSYLDTQLIRLGGPNFTQLPINRPRCPVNDMLRDGMHQMGVHTGVAPYRPNSLDKGLPEVTTAEEGAYVPTPRQVNGPVVRAQPASFDDHFTQPAMFYRSLSEIEKQHLIEAFTFELGKCYEQAVKERQLEVLANVDAELCRQVAAGLGLPAPNGAPPTEVPLSPALSQVVTEPGPIMGRQIGIIADAGCDLAEVSQLVKAITKLGAVPLVTAPVGGTLKSGRRSVIVERTFLTARSVEFDAVVVAGGMSSAPDLGIVLLLQQAYRHCKALAAWGSGLELLTAAGITKDDPGVLVAKEPDRGFVDALTKAVGLHRVWERTEQVLASTAPPLRAAAAAPKKRGKR from the coding sequence ATGCCCCCGAAGCAGAACTCGCCGTCCGATCCCGACACCGTGGCCCCCGGCGTCGACACCGAGAACGCCGTCGGCGCCGGCGCCAGCCGCGCGCTCACCACCGCGCAGGGCGTGCGCATCCCCGACACCGACCATTCGCTGAAGGCCGGCGAGCGCGGACCCACGCTGCTCGAAGACTTCCACATGCGGGAGAAGATCACCCACTTCGACCATGAGCGCATCCCGGAGCGGGTCGTGCATGCCCGCGGCTCCGCGGCGCACGGGGTCTTCGAGTCCTACGGCACCGCAGCGCCGTACACACGCGCGGCGTTCCTGGCGAACAAGGGCGCCAAAACCGAAGTGTTCACCAGGTTCTCGACGGTGCTCGGGTCACGCGGGTCGGCCGACACCGTGCGCGACACCCGGGGCTTCGCCGTCAAGTTCTACACCGACGAGGGCACCTTCGACCTCGTCGGCAACAACATGCCGGTCTTCTTCATCCAGGACGGCATCAAGTTCCCCGACGTCGTTCACGCCGCCAAACCCCACCCCGACCGGGAGATCCCGCAGGCGCAGTCCGCCCACGACACGTTCTGGGACTTCGTGTCGCTGCACACCGAGGCCACCCATCACGTGTTCTGGAACATGAGCGACCGCGGCATCCCGCGGTCCTACCGGACCATGGAAGGTTTTGGCGTCCATACCTTCCGGCTGTCCAACGCCAAGGGCGAGACCACGCTGGTGAAGTTCCACTGGAAGCCGGTCGCGGGCGTGCATTCGCTGGTCTGGGAGGAAGCGCAACTGGCCGCCGGGTTCGACCCGGACTTCCACCGCCGCGACCTCGCCGACGCCATCGAGGCCGGCGCCTTCCCGGAGTACGAACTGGGGATACAGGTCCTGCCCGACGACGGCACCCATACGTTCGCTGGCATCGACCTGCTGGACCCGACCAAGATAGTTCCCGAGGAGCTTGCCGAGGTCCAACCGATCGGCAAGCTGACGCTCAACCGGAACCCGACGAACTTCTTCGCCGAAACGGAACAGGTGGCGTTCCACATCGGCAACTTGGTCCCCGGCATCGAGCCCACCGACGACCCGCTGCTGCAGGCCCGGCTGTTCTCCTACCTGGACACCCAGCTGATCCGGCTGGGCGGACCCAACTTCACGCAGCTGCCGATCAACCGCCCGCGCTGCCCCGTGAACGACATGCTGCGCGACGGCATGCACCAGATGGGCGTGCACACCGGGGTGGCACCGTACCGGCCCAACAGCCTGGACAAGGGGTTGCCGGAGGTGACCACCGCCGAGGAGGGCGCATACGTGCCGACCCCGCGGCAGGTGAACGGCCCGGTGGTGCGGGCCCAACCCGCGTCGTTCGACGATCACTTCACTCAGCCCGCGATGTTCTACCGCAGCCTGAGTGAGATCGAGAAGCAGCACCTCATCGAGGCGTTCACCTTCGAGCTGGGCAAGTGCTACGAGCAGGCGGTCAAGGAGCGTCAGCTCGAGGTGCTGGCCAACGTGGATGCCGAGTTGTGCCGACAGGTTGCGGCGGGACTGGGGCTGCCCGCGCCCAACGGGGCCCCGCCCACGGAGGTCCCGCTATCACCGGCGCTCTCGCAGGTCGTCACCGAGCCGGGCCCGATCATGGGTCGCCAGATCGGCATCATCGCCGACGCGGGTTGCGACCTGGCGGAGGTCTCCCAGCTGGTCAAGGCCATCACCAAGCTGGGCGCCGTCCCGCTGGTCACCGCGCCGGTCGGCGGCACGCTCAAGAGCGGTCGCCGCAGCGTCATCGTGGAGCGGACCTTCCTGACCGCCCGGTCCGTCGAGTTCGACGCCGTCGTCGTCGCCGGTGGCATGTCCAGCGCTCCCGACCTGGGCATCGTGCTGCTCCTGCAGCAGGCCTACCGGCACTGCAAGGCGCTGGCGGCGTGGGGAAGCGGACTCGAACTGCTCACCGCGGCCGGGATCACCAAGGACGATCCCGGGGTGCTGGTCGCCAAGGAGCCCGACCGTGGCTTCGTCGACGCCCTCACCAAGGCCGTTGGGCTGCACCGGGTGTGGGAGCGCACCGAGCAGGTTCTGGCCTCGACCGCTCCCCCGCTGCGCGCTGCGGCCGCCGCTCCCAAGAAACGCGGCAAACGCTGA
- a CDS encoding phosphodiesterase: MNASEIAALPFRAGAALRHARVFHPDGLLCAGTLRRVADVGAGLPVADGEVLGRFSKGVGTPVGVPDFAGLAWRAQSADSARPWDVLMVSANARVLLRPTTSWTSAEFSTLMPYGYDDDVYWLRARLTSPAATSGLGVDALRQHLRTEPLVVDVEQARGRGSFTPLAVLEFDRALESGWPPEDVSFDPTLNAAPGVQLLPRWLAGVRRRAYRSSRQGRDAE, translated from the coding sequence ATGAACGCATCCGAGATTGCCGCTCTACCGTTCCGTGCCGGGGCCGCGCTCCGGCACGCGCGGGTGTTCCACCCCGACGGTCTGCTGTGCGCGGGCACCCTGCGTCGCGTCGCTGACGTGGGCGCCGGGTTGCCCGTCGCCGACGGTGAAGTGCTCGGCCGCTTTTCGAAGGGGGTGGGCACCCCCGTCGGCGTGCCCGATTTCGCCGGCCTGGCGTGGCGGGCGCAGTCGGCGGACTCCGCGCGCCCGTGGGACGTGCTGATGGTGTCGGCGAACGCACGGGTACTGCTGCGGCCGACGACGTCGTGGACGAGCGCCGAGTTCTCGACGTTGATGCCCTACGGCTACGACGACGACGTGTACTGGCTGCGCGCGCGCCTGACCTCGCCCGCAGCCACGTCCGGGCTGGGCGTCGACGCGCTGAGACAACACCTGCGCACGGAACCGCTGGTCGTCGACGTCGAGCAGGCGCGCGGGCGCGGTTCCTTCACTCCGCTGGCGGTGCTGGAATTCGACCGCGCCCTGGAAAGCGGGTGGCCGCCTGAGGACGTGTCCTTCGATCCCACGTTGAACGCCGCCCCCGGGGTGCAGCTGCTGCCCCGATGGCTGGCGGGGGTGCGGCGCCGGGCCTACCGCAGCAGTCGGCAGGGCCGCGACGCCGAGTAG